Proteins encoded within one genomic window of Brachybacterium sp. P6-10-X1:
- a CDS encoding O-antigen ligase, with translation MTVARLAAVWFVQLLLVLSVVPWRSDEIFDGGLDPTVVGKAAVAVAGLLGAAAIAGTSNLRYPIGLGPAALAVVVVLVSTLGAIVAGSAMPTIVLAIRVAILVATVLLILCTVPWDVGVGTLLAAMATVALVAGVTGIPDALYEGRLGGGIPQLHPNPLAELAGAPLVGLTVLMLRHGVRVWSAFPSAVLLAIVIGTGSRTAFLAVAVAILVGVAVNGIGDRSIVYLLLASAPVLYAMAVLTDALRAVATRAGSTDTTSTLEARFDAWRVVLGWSWTAWEKWIGLGLATKTVPVDRRWLDEQVLDSSWVSILAQSGFLGMLLVGSLVTWCVITACASTRRRWLVLPLLVVMLIRTVTESGLVGGALPFVQFMLLATVLTGRSRHLGAAVKRRQLATGGRFRSTSRPYSEIPSDRAVGERSVGER, from the coding sequence ATGACCGTCGCGCGGCTCGCCGCAGTCTGGTTCGTCCAACTGCTCCTCGTCCTCTCAGTGGTCCCCTGGCGGAGTGATGAGATCTTCGATGGAGGCCTGGATCCGACCGTTGTCGGGAAGGCGGCCGTCGCTGTCGCGGGACTCCTGGGAGCGGCGGCGATCGCTGGGACGTCGAATCTCAGATACCCGATCGGGCTGGGGCCAGCTGCTCTCGCAGTCGTCGTCGTGCTCGTCAGCACGCTCGGCGCCATTGTCGCTGGCAGCGCCATGCCTACGATCGTACTGGCGATTCGGGTGGCCATCCTCGTCGCGACGGTCCTACTGATCCTCTGCACCGTGCCCTGGGATGTGGGAGTCGGTACGCTGCTTGCTGCGATGGCGACGGTCGCTCTGGTCGCGGGTGTGACGGGTATTCCTGACGCCCTGTATGAAGGGCGTCTCGGGGGCGGGATCCCGCAGCTCCATCCGAACCCGCTCGCAGAGCTCGCCGGCGCCCCTCTGGTGGGCTTGACGGTCCTCATGCTCCGGCATGGGGTGCGGGTATGGAGTGCGTTCCCGTCCGCTGTGCTTCTGGCGATCGTCATCGGTACCGGGTCGCGGACGGCCTTCCTTGCTGTCGCCGTCGCAATCCTGGTGGGGGTGGCCGTGAACGGCATCGGGGACCGTTCGATCGTGTATCTTCTGCTGGCTTCCGCACCCGTCCTGTACGCCATGGCTGTGCTCACCGACGCACTTCGCGCAGTAGCAACGCGTGCAGGGTCCACGGATACCACCTCGACGCTCGAAGCTCGCTTCGACGCGTGGCGTGTCGTGCTCGGATGGAGTTGGACCGCCTGGGAGAAGTGGATCGGACTGGGACTGGCGACGAAGACGGTTCCCGTAGACCGCAGATGGCTCGACGAGCAGGTGTTGGACAGCAGCTGGGTCTCGATCCTGGCGCAGTCGGGATTCCTTGGCATGCTTCTCGTCGGGTCACTCGTGACGTGGTGCGTGATCACTGCGTGCGCCTCAACGCGGCGCCGATGGTTGGTGCTTCCTCTGCTCGTTGTCATGCTCATCCGGACTGTCACCGAGAGTGGGCTGGTCGGTGGAGCGTTGCCCTTCGTGCAGTTCATGCTCTTGGCGACAGTGCTCACAGGACGGAGCCGCCATCTCGGCGCCGCAGTGAAGCGCCGGCAACTGGCAACCGGCGGCCGGTTCAGGTCGACCTCCCGGCCCTACAGCGAGATCCCGAGTGACCGGGCTGTCGGAGAGCGAAGTGTGGGGGAGCGATGA
- a CDS encoding YveK family protein — protein sequence MEDVPYARIVREGWVLIAILALAGTVAGWGITRALPPTYGATSTLMLQVDSSQSSLFERNQFSLARVKTYPALVDSPEVIDGVREDLGLDRDEYSDATLRQMLSAENTEDTVLLRIRADAPTPELAKDLANSSARHLSDLLESTENSERDGQYVLELQQVLPASAPQSPDSPQVAAITGLGLIGGLALGAIIAVYRTTTRRKLLTISDVRKASGLPVFGQVARFHRTGGREDRTAMVTLQDALENITALGGSARSLYLVVPASEAALEDEVLAGLLEAHASLGSTACVVDLRARPSTGEGARSWTEVLDPAARSEVAGSHREPHFYVKGDSAGAARLASTVPPAIEVLRKEHDVVIVVCDSGSSGLQEKLVGLGARTIISVRRDATRATELLTTVTRLRVMNIHPIGVLMTHVPRGALENVAESWRTNDGKTLDDPGRDAWTTASLDLLSRGGDPDRSHRGARALLG from the coding sequence ATGGAAGACGTTCCGTACGCACGGATCGTGAGGGAGGGGTGGGTCCTCATCGCGATACTCGCCCTCGCGGGCACAGTTGCCGGGTGGGGCATCACGCGAGCGCTCCCTCCGACCTACGGCGCGACCTCGACATTGATGCTCCAAGTGGACTCGTCGCAGTCCTCGCTGTTCGAGCGCAACCAATTCAGCCTCGCGCGGGTCAAGACTTACCCTGCGCTGGTCGACAGTCCCGAAGTCATCGATGGCGTCCGCGAGGATCTGGGCCTGGACCGCGACGAGTACTCGGATGCGACGTTGCGACAGATGCTCTCTGCGGAGAACACAGAGGACACTGTGCTCCTTCGTATCCGAGCTGACGCGCCGACACCGGAACTTGCCAAGGACCTGGCAAACTCCTCAGCTCGCCACCTGTCGGATCTCCTCGAGAGCACCGAGAACTCTGAGCGTGATGGGCAGTACGTCCTCGAACTGCAGCAGGTGCTACCAGCGAGCGCACCGCAATCTCCGGATTCTCCCCAGGTCGCGGCTATCACTGGATTGGGGTTGATCGGAGGTCTTGCTCTCGGCGCGATCATCGCCGTGTATCGCACGACGACGAGGAGGAAGCTGCTGACGATCTCGGACGTGCGCAAGGCTTCCGGGCTTCCCGTCTTCGGGCAGGTCGCACGATTCCACCGCACGGGCGGGCGAGAGGATCGCACCGCAATGGTCACCCTTCAGGACGCCCTGGAGAACATCACCGCATTGGGAGGGTCCGCACGGAGCCTGTACCTGGTGGTGCCGGCGTCGGAGGCCGCCCTCGAAGACGAAGTTCTCGCGGGCCTGCTCGAAGCGCACGCCAGCTTGGGCAGCACAGCGTGCGTGGTTGATCTTCGTGCTCGGCCCAGCACGGGCGAGGGTGCACGTTCCTGGACGGAGGTGCTCGATCCGGCGGCTCGGAGCGAGGTGGCCGGATCCCACCGCGAGCCCCACTTCTACGTGAAGGGTGATTCTGCAGGGGCTGCCAGGCTCGCGTCGACGGTTCCTCCAGCCATCGAGGTCCTCAGGAAGGAACACGATGTCGTGATCGTGGTGTGCGACAGCGGAAGTTCCGGCTTGCAGGAGAAGCTCGTGGGCCTGGGCGCTCGGACGATCATCTCGGTGCGTCGTGACGCGACGCGCGCGACGGAGCTTCTCACGACAGTGACCAGATTGAGGGTCATGAACATCCATCCGATCGGCGTCCTGATGACCCATGTCCCACGGGGGGCCTTGGAGAACGTCGCGGAATCTTGGCGCACGAACGACGGGAAGACGCTTGATGATCCTGGTCGGGATGCGTGGACCACCGCCAGCCTTGATCTGCTGAGCCGAGGGGGCGACCCCGACCGTTCGCACCGTGGCGCTCGCGCTCTTCTGGGATGA
- a CDS encoding efflux RND transporter permease subunit, which yields MNRLARLSLNNRSFIALVCIAVSIIGAFAMTTMRQELIPSVSLPQIQVMTSAPGSSSEQVQDRLTRPIEQSLSGLENVEGTSSSSQAGVSMVTIELEYGTDTARSANQVDAALTRIEDQLPEDADPQVIAGGTSDLPAVVLSVSSDLDPSDLGSRLDEAVTPELERVEGVSSVAVIGAPEEIIQITPDEQAMAEHGLTENDISTALDANGLSLPGGSVTDGDRTLDVVLGEKIDSIESLEGIMLMPEGGSGEGQQGQQDQQGQQGQQSPQPVALSEVATVERTTQDPTSISRTDGRDSLVVMVTATADGNVVDISESVEDVLADTLPGVGGNAESAVVFDQAPFIQESIVALAEEGLLGLLFAVGVILLFLRRVRPTVVTAISIPTSLLIAFIGMLVTGYTLNMLTLAALTISIGRVVDDSIVVIENIVRHLAYGKARMRAILDAVGEVAGAITASTLATVVVFLPIAIVSGMAGELFRPFALTVGIAMLSSLLVALTIVPVLAYWFLRAPKGQGDVDPDDAEQVAQIRQQSEAKEERTWLHRIYAPLLHLVTDSLPRRLITVGVSILILVGTGFLYPLVNVNFLGDTGQNIASLTQSLPAGTSLEQSEDKAEESEQALMDLDGVETVQTTIGGGQFGMGGGGENEVSYSITTDPDADQEALSDEMVSTLEELPESGTIEAAAVASPTGSSSVDILVTGPTADARQQANDAILAELDPLPDGAAEVTSDLQAEEPTAVVTVDREAAAQLGLTEEAVIGMVAGQMYPGAIGSVTLEDTELDIYVERGESIDTFDQLQDIQLAGGIPLTDVASIEEEASRPSISTQDGLETVTISITPEGDDVGPATDAANAAIEDADLPEGVEATVGGTAADIDETFGQLGIAMLAAILLVYVLLVWIFKSLIQPLILLVSIPFAATGALGLLVITGVPLGLPSMIGLLMLVGIVVTNAIVLIDLVNQYRRRGMGLDEAIHAGAAKRLRPILMTAAATIFALIPMALGLTGSGGFIAQPLAVVVIGGLVSSTLLTLLIVPVLYRIAEGPGERRRLKEEAREAERRDAREKVLAEQRASHRAEQEREERAAAEPAGVSTGESTALRGTTADGDRRRGRRQSLKERGGLLRILRERRRR from the coding sequence ATGAACCGCCTCGCCCGCCTCAGCCTGAACAACAGGTCCTTCATCGCGCTGGTCTGCATCGCGGTGTCGATCATCGGCGCCTTCGCGATGACCACGATGCGCCAGGAGCTCATCCCCTCTGTGTCCCTGCCGCAGATCCAGGTGATGACCTCCGCGCCGGGCTCCTCCTCCGAGCAGGTGCAGGACCGGCTGACCCGCCCGATCGAGCAGTCCCTCAGCGGCCTGGAGAACGTCGAGGGCACCTCCTCGAGCTCGCAGGCCGGGGTCTCGATGGTCACGATCGAGCTGGAGTACGGCACCGACACCGCCCGCTCGGCCAACCAGGTCGATGCGGCGCTGACCCGTATCGAGGACCAGCTGCCCGAGGACGCGGACCCGCAGGTCATCGCCGGCGGCACCAGCGACCTGCCGGCCGTGGTGCTGTCCGTCTCCTCCGACCTGGATCCCTCCGACCTCGGCTCCCGGCTGGACGAGGCCGTCACGCCCGAGCTCGAGCGCGTCGAGGGCGTCTCCTCCGTCGCCGTGATCGGCGCCCCCGAGGAGATCATCCAGATCACCCCGGACGAGCAGGCGATGGCCGAGCACGGTCTCACCGAGAACGACATCTCCACCGCCCTGGACGCCAACGGGCTGTCCCTCCCGGGCGGCTCGGTCACCGACGGGGACCGCACCCTCGACGTGGTCCTCGGCGAGAAGATCGACAGCATCGAGAGCCTCGAGGGCATCATGCTGATGCCCGAGGGCGGCTCCGGCGAAGGGCAGCAGGGCCAGCAGGATCAGCAGGGCCAGCAGGGCCAGCAGAGCCCTCAGCCGGTCGCCCTCTCCGAGGTCGCCACCGTCGAGCGCACCACCCAGGACCCCACCTCCATCTCCCGCACCGATGGCCGCGACTCGCTGGTCGTGATGGTCACCGCCACCGCCGACGGCAACGTCGTGGACATCTCCGAGAGCGTCGAGGACGTCCTGGCCGACACCCTCCCCGGCGTGGGCGGGAACGCCGAGAGCGCCGTCGTCTTCGACCAGGCGCCCTTCATCCAGGAGTCGATCGTCGCGCTCGCCGAGGAGGGCCTGCTGGGCCTGCTCTTCGCCGTCGGCGTGATCCTGCTGTTCCTGCGACGTGTGCGGCCGACGGTCGTCACCGCGATCTCGATCCCGACCTCGCTGCTGATCGCCTTCATCGGCATGCTGGTCACCGGGTACACGCTGAACATGCTGACCCTGGCGGCCCTGACGATCTCGATCGGCCGCGTGGTCGACGACTCGATCGTGGTGATCGAGAACATCGTGCGCCACCTGGCCTACGGCAAGGCGAGGATGCGCGCCATCCTCGACGCCGTCGGGGAGGTCGCCGGCGCCATCACCGCCTCGACGCTCGCCACCGTGGTGGTCTTCCTGCCGATCGCGATCGTCTCCGGCATGGCCGGGGAGCTGTTCCGGCCCTTCGCCCTGACCGTCGGCATCGCCATGCTCAGCTCCCTGCTCGTGGCGCTGACCATCGTCCCGGTGCTCGCGTACTGGTTCCTGCGCGCCCCGAAGGGACAGGGGGACGTGGACCCCGACGACGCCGAGCAGGTCGCGCAGATCCGACAGCAGTCCGAGGCGAAGGAGGAGCGCACCTGGCTCCACCGGATCTACGCGCCGCTGCTGCACCTGGTCACCGACTCGCTGCCGCGACGCCTGATCACGGTGGGCGTCTCGATCCTGATCCTGGTGGGCACCGGATTCCTGTACCCGCTGGTGAACGTCAACTTCCTCGGCGACACCGGGCAGAACATCGCCTCGCTCACCCAGTCCCTGCCCGCCGGCACCAGCCTGGAGCAGTCCGAGGACAAGGCCGAGGAGTCCGAGCAGGCGCTGATGGACCTCGACGGCGTCGAGACCGTGCAGACCACCATCGGCGGCGGCCAGTTCGGCATGGGCGGCGGCGGTGAGAACGAGGTCAGCTACTCGATCACCACCGACCCCGACGCCGACCAGGAGGCGCTGTCCGACGAGATGGTCTCCACCCTGGAAGAGCTGCCGGAATCCGGCACGATCGAGGCCGCCGCCGTCGCCTCGCCCACCGGCTCCAGCTCCGTGGACATCCTGGTCACCGGCCCCACCGCCGACGCCCGCCAGCAGGCCAACGACGCGATCCTCGCCGAGCTCGACCCGCTGCCCGACGGTGCCGCCGAGGTCACCAGCGACCTGCAGGCCGAGGAGCCCACCGCGGTCGTCACCGTCGACCGCGAGGCCGCCGCGCAGCTGGGGCTGACCGAGGAGGCCGTGATCGGCATGGTCGCCGGGCAGATGTACCCCGGCGCGATCGGCTCGGTCACCCTCGAGGACACCGAGCTCGACATCTACGTCGAACGCGGCGAGAGCATCGACACCTTCGACCAGCTGCAGGACATCCAGCTGGCCGGCGGGATCCCGCTGACCGACGTCGCCTCCATCGAGGAGGAGGCCTCCCGCCCCTCGATCTCCACCCAGGACGGGCTGGAGACCGTGACCATCTCGATCACCCCCGAGGGCGACGACGTCGGCCCCGCGACGGACGCCGCGAACGCGGCGATCGAGGATGCGGACCTGCCCGAGGGCGTCGAGGCGACCGTGGGCGGCACCGCGGCGGACATCGACGAGACCTTCGGCCAGCTCGGCATCGCCATGCTCGCCGCGATCCTGCTGGTGTACGTGCTGCTGGTGTGGATCTTCAAGTCCCTCATCCAGCCGCTGATCCTGCTGGTCTCCATCCCCTTCGCCGCGACCGGCGCCCTGGGGCTGCTGGTCATCACCGGCGTGCCGCTGGGCCTGCCCTCCATGATCGGTCTGCTGATGCTGGTGGGCATCGTGGTCACCAACGCGATCGTGCTGATCGACCTGGTCAATCAGTACCGACGGCGCGGGATGGGGCTCGACGAGGCGATCCACGCCGGGGCCGCCAAGCGTCTGCGCCCGATCCTGATGACCGCCGCCGCGACCATCTTCGCGCTGATCCCGATGGCGCTGGGCCTGACCGGCAGCGGCGGGTTCATCGCCCAGCCGCTCGCCGTGGTCGTCATCGGCGGCCTGGTCTCCTCGACCCTGCTTACCCTGCTCATCGTGCCGGTGCTCTACCGCATCGCCGAGGGCCCGGGGGAGCGCAGGCGGCTGAAGGAGGAGGCCCGGGAGGCCGAGCGGCGCGACGCCCGGGAGAAGGTGCTCGCCGAGCAGCGGGCCTCGCACCGGGCGGAGCAGGAGCGCGAGGAGCGAGCTGCGGCGGAACCCGCGGGCGTTTCCACGGGCGAATCGACCGCACTCCGCGGGACCACGGCCGATGGAGACCGACGTCGGGGCCGGCGGCAGTCGCTCAAGGAGCGCGGCGGACTGCTGCGGATCCTGCGCGAGCGCCGACGGCGCTGA